One Pelobates fuscus isolate aPelFus1 chromosome 8, aPelFus1.pri, whole genome shotgun sequence genomic window carries:
- the LOC134571309 gene encoding tubulin polyglutamylase TTLL5-like translates to MLWEQHEHLGPSECQKNGHRGDHPSVLWTGGSYKIPIVKFQDIKRLNSELSLCKVGEHYNMFYKMDSSGNKLVRDILCTHGFKEVEGTSKHFNLMWSTSHINPSIMNNLPSFQKVNHFPKSSELGRKDLLYKNIKKMQRKHGSQKYNFLPESYVLPNEYEDFRKAFCGTEGPWIVKPASSSRGRGIYIINSIDQISPKDNVVVSQYISNPLLVEGFKFDVRLYVLVTSFYPLVIYLYDEGLARFATTKYNPTGDMMENKFMHLTNYSINKASTSYVRCDDPEREDYGSKWSWSAMLCYLKKQGKDTAALTIQIEALIIKTIISAEANIALATKSTHNYRRNCFELYGFDVLLDENLKPWLLEVNLSPSLNCDAPLDLKVKTNVITDMFTLIGIECLDPQLKNEGGSATSEEYIQGGNQKTFRGLTRSNPHEEKEILQIVKQEYERSEGFRRIFPGPNTWAQYSSLLSYQSLNRMLDSHLFTQKQPEHQQSSRRPRQRTPVYENKLPPLLKKSTQPANTGHQGGRKDAQEMGTRRLINTCDTQRQRERDTCLDLGRRGTVNSTETSHQRNRKDDQELKSRTPSNKFDTCLQSCRDNGRDIMIRRPADITYTYHRSGTEVCRDIGIRRSANFNEKCTPSSTVPGQEFDCRRPGIVIKTGLQNCRESRCDIGSCKPTDRIGKYRVSNREVGQDLGCRKPLSNFNACYQKDGKAAMDIGSKRPVNLGSWAPFELQASDQKSCLGSSACVKKPINIMLPSVQHLSGRLVTKPSSELSEILAGFSSYYKQANGEPK, encoded by the coding sequence ATGCTTTGGGAGCAGCATGAGCATTTGGGGCCATCTGAGTGCCAGAAGAATGGGCACAGAGGGGATCACCCATCAGTCCTGTGGACTGGAGGATCTTACAAAATACCAATCGTGAAGTTTCAGGACATTAAGCGTTTAAATAGCGAGTTATCTCTGTGCAAAGTGGGAGAACATTACAACATGTTCTATAAAATGGACAGCTCTGGAAATAAGCTGGTCCGCGACATTCTCTGTACTCATGGATTCAAGGAAGTTGAAGGCACTAGCAAACATTTCAACTTGATGTGGTCAACCAGCCATATAAACCCATCTATTATGAACAACCTTCCCAGCTTCCAAAAGGTCAATCACTTTCCTAAATCCTCGGAGCTGGGCCGAAAAGATTTACTGtacaagaacattaaaaaaatgcaaCGGAAACATGGGAGCCAAAAGTATAACTTTTTGCCCGAAAGTTACGTGCTTCCTAATGAATACGAGGACTTTCGCAAGGCTTTTTGTGGGACTGAAGGTCCTTGGATTGTTAAACCTGCCTCTTCCTCGCGAGGCCGTGGAATTTACATCATTAATTCAATAGATCAGATCAGCCCAAAGGACAATGTTGTAGTATCTCAATACATTAGTAACCCCCTCCTCGTTGAAGGGTTCAAATTTGATGTCCGTTTATATGTGTTGGTCACATCGTTCTATCCCCTAGTTATCTATCTGTATGATGAAGGACTTGCCAGATTTGCAACAACAAAATATAATCCCACAGGGGACATGATGGAAAATAAATTTATGCATCTTACAAACTACAGCATCAACAAGGCAAGCACATCTTATGTTAGGTGCGATGACCCAGAAAGGGAGGATTATGGAAGCAAGTGGAGCTGGAGTGCTATGCTTTGCTATTTAAAGAAACAAGGAAAAGATACAGCAGCACTTACAATCCAGATAGAGGCTCTTATAATAAAAACTATTATTTCAGCAGAAGCCAACATTGCTTTAGCAACTAAGTCAACACACAATTACAGAAGAAACTGTTTTGAACTGTATGGATTTGACGTTTTACTCGATGAGAATTTAAAACCCTGGTTGCTAGAAGTGAACTTGTCTCCTTCTCTCAATTGTGATGCACCCTTGGATTTAAAGGTGAAGACGAATGTAATCACAGACATGTTTACACTAATTGGGATAGAATGTCTGGATCCCCAGCTGAAGAACGAAGGGGGCTCTGCAACATCTGAGGAATATATCCAGGGAGGAAATCAAAAGACTTTTAGAGGACTGACCAGATCCAACCCGCATGAAGAGAAGGAGATCTTGCAAATAGTCAAGCAGGAGTACGAGAGGAGTGAGGGCTTTAGACGTATATTCCCCGGACCAAACACATGGGCACAATACAGCTCATTGTTGTCCTATCAATCTCTGAACCGCATGCTGGATTCGCATCTTTTCACACAGAAGCAACCAGAACATCAACAAAGCAGCAGAAGGCCAAGGCAGCGCACACCTGTTTATGAGAATAAGTTGCCTCCCTTGCTGAAGAAGAGTACTCAGCCAGCCAATACAGGTCACCAGGGTGGCAGAAAAGATGCACAGGAAATGGGGACTAGGAGACTTATTAATACCtgtgacacacaaagacaaaggGAGAGAGATACTTGTCTGGACCTTGGTAGGAGGGGAACTGTTAATAGTACAGAGACATCCCACCAGAGAAACAGAAAAGATGACCAGGAGCTGAAAAGCAGAACACCTTCTAATAAGTTTGACACATGCCTCCAAAGTTGCAGAGACAATGGCAGGGACATCATGATTAGGAGACCTGCAGATATTACATATACTTATCACCGGAGTGGTACAGAAGTCTGCCGGGACATTGGGATCAGGAGATCCGCCAATTTTAATGAAAAATGCACACCGAGCAGCACAGTACCTGGTCAGGAATTTGATTGCAGGAGACCAGGAATTGTTATCAAAACAGGCCTCCAGAATTGCAGAGAATCTAGATGTGACATTGGAAGTTGTAAACCGACTGATAGGATTGGAAAATACAGAGTAAGCAACAGAGAAGTTGGCCAAGACTTGGGTTGCAGGAAACCACTGAGTAATTTTAATGCATGCTACCAGAAAGACGGAAAAGCTGCCATGGACATAGGGAGCAAGAGGCCTGTCAACCTGGGGAGTTGGGCACCATTTGAACTGCAGGCTAGCGATCAGAAGTCCTGCCTTGGCTCATCTGCTTGTGTAAAGAAGCCTATAAACATAATGTTACCATCTGTGCAGCACCTAAGTGGGAGGCTTGTAACAAAGCCTTCCAGTGAGCTTTCTGAAATCCTTGCAGGCTTTTCATCATATTATAAACAGGCCAACGGTGAACCTAAATAA